A single Alistipes sp. ZOR0009 DNA region contains:
- a CDS encoding PKD-like domain-containing protein, translating to MRKIAKGLLLLTAALLIASCSKDEEVEPIKITIKDTYSIDRCKVLEVTPTITGDENATYLWMVNDPVNNRKDSTLSTTKELQFIAAKAGTYDLSFTVTKPGKVETRKVQVKVADTQYLAGVSEVVGYSPSVGYMVNDLFFSKDAKTTAEHLNVLNNQIKQNKDAGMNVYLGTFGGNATFKFDHTIVNLTNKKDFSVSSSYTTVLGTVWVAYDKNKNGKADDDEWYEIAGSEHAKSTTIRDFQMTFNTPSYAIKRTETISWSDSKGGTGDLKYFVVMPENSRYPQWLADQKLVLKGTRITSPGFDLKTLEKTWGYAGAGKIVNENIINDIDIDWAIDKNGKKVKLLGVDFVKIVTATFYPEQEDDNDHLRIAKITDLSI from the coding sequence ATGAGAAAAATTGCAAAAGGCTTACTCCTCCTTACAGCTGCCCTACTGATAGCATCGTGCAGCAAAGACGAAGAAGTAGAACCCATCAAGATTACGATAAAAGACACCTACAGCATAGATCGCTGTAAGGTTTTGGAGGTTACACCAACCATTACTGGCGACGAAAATGCAACCTACCTGTGGATGGTCAACGATCCTGTTAACAACAGAAAAGATTCTACCCTATCAACCACCAAGGAGCTGCAGTTTATTGCAGCAAAAGCAGGAACCTACGACCTTAGCTTTACCGTAACCAAGCCAGGCAAGGTTGAAACACGAAAAGTTCAAGTAAAGGTTGCCGACACCCAATACCTAGCAGGAGTTAGCGAAGTGGTAGGCTATTCGCCATCGGTTGGGTATATGGTAAACGATCTTTTCTTTAGCAAAGATGCCAAAACAACAGCAGAACACCTTAATGTCCTCAACAACCAGATCAAGCAGAATAAAGATGCTGGGATGAATGTTTACTTGGGCACATTTGGTGGCAACGCCACCTTTAAGTTCGACCACACCATTGTCAACCTTACCAATAAAAAAGATTTTAGCGTATCCTCGAGCTATACCACCGTTTTGGGAACGGTTTGGGTAGCCTACGATAAGAATAAGAATGGGAAGGCTGACGACGATGAATGGTACGAAATTGCAGGAAGTGAACATGCAAAATCGACCACCATTCGCGATTTCCAAATGACATTTAATACCCCTTCGTACGCAATAAAGAGAACCGAAACCATTTCGTGGAGCGATAGCAAAGGCGGCACTGGCGATCTGAAGTATTTCGTTGTTATGCCCGAAAACTCAAGATATCCTCAATGGCTGGCAGACCAAAAGCTGGTTCTGAAAGGAACTCGTATAACCAGCCCTGGATTTGACCTCAAAACGCTAGAGAAAACATGGGGATACGCAGGAGCAGGAAAGATAGTTAACGAAAATATCATAAACGATATCGATATTGACTGGGCGATTGATAAAAACGGAAAGAAGGTAAAGCTACTTGGTGTTGATTTTGTAAAAATTGTTACCGCAACATTCTATCCCGAACAGGAA
- a CDS encoding cell surface protein yields MKKITLTVCRKVLLVAACYLAAVSCSKDDGDTPGKGEEIPGVVTTTLQTSQYEVLTIEAPVEIKSGTTYQWKVDATNTQAYNLVQVATNKVEFVAITDGSYKLTLLKENSTTPIYEASITVKAKTASPYIAKIFDFLPTVGQFTNVLPDYKEGDTKESILKKVYDYIGGENKKKYMISLGGFGGYVTFGFDHTIVNLSGLRDFRILGNAFYANANPNPNAPQKGGSCEPGVIMVAYDKNKNGKPDDDEWYEIAGSEYNNPKTIHNYEITYYKPDPSKPAKPDGGFMSDTEYIRWTDNQGNSGYKSKNTFHTQSYFPNWVKEDKITFKGTLLPNNSKEESGQGKYWVLYAFDFGYVDNIRNEEDDSAIDIDWAVDANGKKVHLPGVDFIKVYTGLNQECGWLGESSTEIMGAYDLHLLNEKITTRK; encoded by the coding sequence ATGAAAAAAATTACGCTTACAGTATGTAGAAAGGTGCTCCTCGTTGCAGCTTGCTACCTAGCAGCCGTAAGCTGCTCGAAAGATGATGGAGATACACCCGGGAAGGGAGAAGAAATACCGGGAGTAGTAACGACCACGCTGCAGACATCGCAGTATGAGGTGCTAACCATAGAAGCACCCGTAGAGATAAAAAGCGGAACAACCTACCAATGGAAAGTTGACGCTACCAATACTCAAGCATACAACCTTGTACAGGTTGCCACCAATAAGGTTGAGTTTGTAGCCATTACCGATGGCTCTTATAAGTTGACGTTGCTTAAAGAAAACAGCACCACCCCTATTTATGAAGCATCGATTACCGTAAAAGCAAAAACGGCTTCCCCGTACATTGCCAAAATATTCGACTTTTTGCCTACTGTTGGCCAGTTTACCAACGTGCTACCCGACTATAAGGAGGGAGACACAAAGGAATCCATCCTTAAAAAGGTATACGACTACATTGGGGGCGAAAACAAGAAAAAGTACATGATAAGCCTTGGCGGTTTTGGTGGCTACGTCACCTTTGGCTTCGATCATACCATTGTAAATCTATCTGGACTACGAGATTTTCGTATCCTTGGTAACGCCTTTTACGCAAACGCCAACCCAAATCCTAATGCACCCCAAAAAGGCGGAAGCTGCGAGCCGGGTGTTATTATGGTTGCCTACGATAAAAATAAAAACGGTAAGCCCGACGACGATGAGTGGTACGAAATAGCAGGCAGCGAGTACAACAACCCCAAAACGATACATAACTACGAAATTACCTACTACAAACCCGATCCAAGCAAGCCTGCAAAGCCCGATGGCGGATTTATGTCGGACACCGAATACATCCGATGGACTGACAACCAAGGGAACTCGGGTTACAAGTCGAAAAACACCTTCCATACCCAAAGCTACTTTCCTAACTGGGTTAAGGAAGATAAAATAACCTTCAAGGGAACCTTACTACCCAATAATTCGAAGGAAGAAAGTGGCCAAGGGAAGTACTGGGTACTCTACGCATTCGATTTTGGCTACGTGGATAACATCCGCAACGAGGAAGACGATTCGGCCATAGATATCGACTGGGCTGTAGATGCTAACGGCAAAAAAGTACACCTCCCAGGTGTCGATTTTATAAAAGTTTACACCGGCTTAAACCAAGAGTGCGGCTGGTTGGGCGAATCATCGACAGAGATAATGGGGGCATACGACCTACACCTACTAAACGAAAAAATTACTACTCGAAAATAA
- a CDS encoding DUF5074 domain-containing protein: MTKNKFYAVLFVALSALLFSSCSKDDENIIPPQLTIEVAGATSTSDLNLAQEDTLHLSAAVKNSTNFAVAWQVDGKEVARTAKYNFVATSMGEHLISLTVTNPDGGVATSSVKVSVYGKYKNGTFILNEGNMTSENGSLIFISPKGVVTDSAFFKVNKTPLGNVTQDLFIANNKIYIIAQNGNRMGGDMLVVANAETLVKEAAFNEELDKTLSWPTHIAVVGTNNVYIRDNKGVYLFNTDTKALKFVEGTEGADKNRMAVVGNKVFVPAGDKVFAIQGEKVDVIKMAGNVSGVLKASDGNLWISCTTKPAQIAKVNPSSYAIIKSNEIAEAKVGAGWGATPGISAIGDTLYFSNASTKIYRHIFTTGKTDFMVDVKDKIENAGIVYNNLAVHPKTGQVFFNTIKGYGWDFLINDISVWKFGDTAPVLKADYKNHTHFPAGIFFTDSFK; the protein is encoded by the coding sequence ATGACAAAGAACAAATTTTATGCGGTGCTTTTTGTAGCGCTTAGCGCCCTACTCTTTAGCTCGTGTAGCAAGGATGATGAGAATATCATTCCACCACAGCTTACAATTGAGGTTGCAGGTGCTACCTCAACCAGCGACCTTAACTTAGCGCAGGAGGATACTTTACATCTTAGCGCTGCGGTAAAAAACTCGACAAACTTTGCGGTAGCTTGGCAGGTAGACGGAAAAGAGGTTGCCCGCACAGCAAAATACAACTTTGTAGCCACCAGCATGGGCGAACACCTTATCTCGCTCACCGTAACCAATCCCGACGGCGGTGTGGCCACCTCTAGCGTGAAGGTGTCGGTGTATGGGAAGTATAAAAACGGAACTTTCATCCTAAACGAGGGAAATATGACCTCCGAAAATGGATCGCTAATCTTTATATCTCCAAAAGGTGTGGTTACCGACAGCGCCTTCTTTAAGGTGAACAAAACACCGCTGGGGAATGTAACCCAAGACCTTTTTATTGCCAACAACAAGATATACATCATTGCCCAAAATGGAAACCGCATGGGTGGCGATATGCTGGTAGTGGCCAATGCCGAAACCTTGGTAAAAGAGGCAGCCTTTAACGAAGAGCTAGACAAAACCCTGTCGTGGCCAACCCATATTGCAGTTGTTGGCACCAACAACGTTTACATCCGCGACAACAAGGGCGTATACCTATTCAACACCGACACAAAGGCGCTGAAATTTGTAGAAGGAACCGAGGGCGCCGATAAAAACAGGATGGCCGTAGTGGGCAACAAGGTGTTTGTACCTGCCGGAGATAAGGTTTTTGCAATACAAGGCGAGAAGGTTGATGTTATCAAAATGGCAGGCAACGTATCGGGCGTGCTAAAGGCATCGGATGGCAACCTTTGGATTTCGTGTACCACCAAACCAGCCCAAATCGCGAAAGTTAACCCATCGAGCTATGCCATTATCAAAAGTAACGAGATAGCAGAAGCAAAAGTGGGCGCAGGCTGGGGAGCAACTCCAGGGATCAGCGCCATTGGCGATACGCTCTATTTTAGCAACGCCTCTACCAAAATATACCGCCACATTTTTACGACTGGCAAAACCGATTTTATGGTAGATGTAAAGGATAAGATAGAAAACGCAGGAATAGTGTACAACAACCTAGCCGTTCATCCTAAAACCGGACAGGTGTTCTTTAATACCATAAAGGGCTACGGTTGGGACTTCCTTATCAACGACATTTCGGTATGGAAGTTTGGAGATACCGCTCCCGTTCTAAAAGCCGACTATAAGAACCATACCCATTTCCCAGCCGGGATATTCTTTACAGACAGCTTCAAGTAA
- a CDS encoding YncE family protein has protein sequence MDTIKAYTQFIKKRSRNNAAALYGKGFALLLVASLSLISCRKEQVIFLTEKDQVTTPLLGTNIKGFYLLNEGNMGMNRASIDFFEYETGTYKRDIFSEINPHVVKELGDVGNDIKIYGSKVYVVINCSNYIEVMDAKTAKHIKALKIPNCRYMAFHNGKAYVSSYAGPVQIDPNARTGFVAEIDTATLEFTRMVDVGYQPEEMVVHNNKLYVANSGGYRVPNYDRTVSVIDLNTFKEIKKIDVAINLHRMQIDKRGDIYVSSRGDYYSTEPNLYVIDSQTDLVKQALNIPVSEMCLSGDSLYYYSVAWSYVTKSNTVTYGILDTRSKTVISDKVITDGTDKQILIPYGITVNPETKEVFITDAQNYVVTGYIYCFSPKGKFKWKTTAGNIPGHFAFVK, from the coding sequence ATGGATACCATAAAAGCATATACCCAGTTTATCAAAAAGCGCAGCAGAAATAACGCAGCAGCCCTTTACGGCAAAGGTTTTGCCCTTTTACTCGTTGCCTCTCTAAGCCTTATTTCGTGCCGCAAGGAGCAAGTTATCTTTCTGACGGAGAAAGATCAGGTTACCACACCGCTTTTGGGCACCAACATAAAAGGGTTCTACCTGCTAAACGAAGGGAACATGGGAATGAACCGGGCTTCCATCGATTTCTTTGAGTACGAAACCGGAACCTACAAAAGGGACATCTTTTCTGAGATAAACCCTCATGTTGTAAAGGAATTGGGCGATGTGGGCAACGACATCAAGATATACGGATCGAAGGTGTACGTTGTTATCAACTGCTCGAACTACATAGAGGTTATGGATGCAAAAACCGCCAAGCATATCAAGGCGCTAAAGATTCCAAACTGCCGCTACATGGCCTTTCATAATGGCAAGGCATACGTGAGCTCCTACGCAGGCCCCGTTCAAATAGATCCTAACGCACGAACAGGCTTTGTGGCAGAAATAGATACCGCAACCCTCGAGTTTACCCGAATGGTAGACGTTGGCTACCAACCCGAGGAGATGGTGGTGCACAACAACAAGCTGTACGTTGCCAACTCGGGCGGTTACCGCGTACCCAACTACGATCGCACCGTTTCGGTAATCGACCTCAACACCTTTAAGGAGATAAAGAAAATTGACGTGGCCATCAACCTTCATCGCATGCAGATTGACAAGCGCGGCGACATTTACGTAAGCTCGCGCGGCGACTACTACAGTACCGAGCCCAACCTGTACGTTATCGACAGCCAAACCGACTTGGTAAAGCAGGCGCTCAACATCCCCGTAAGCGAAATGTGCCTCAGCGGCGACTCGCTCTACTACTACAGCGTGGCGTGGAGCTACGTCACCAAATCCAATACGGTAACCTACGGGATTCTCGATACCCGAAGCAAAACGGTGATATCCGACAAGGTAATAACAGACGGAACCGACAAGCAGATTCTAATACCCTACGGTATTACGGTAAATCCGGAAACAAAGGAGGTATTCATAACCGACGCCCAAAACTACGTGGTTACGGGCTACATATACTGCTTTTCGCCAAAGGGAAAGTTTAAGTGGAAAACCACCGCAGGGAATATCCCGGGCCATTTTGCCTTTGTAAAGTAG
- a CDS encoding TonB-dependent receptor, with the protein MFYRNSKLWLTLLGLLAAPSFEAYAQGKLNQMQHIDEVVVVAKSYKEVIPAQHLTGKQLEKLSSHSVADALRYFAGVQIKDYGGMGGLKTVNVRNMGTHHVGVFYDGVQIGNAQNGVVDLGRFSLDDLEELSLYNGQKSDIFQSAKDFASGAAVYLRAKKPTFEKGKSSNFRLKYKTSTIQLVNPSFRWEKKVSDSASFSLSGEYMRSNGKYRFHSRRVYTDGTVAYDTSATRMNSDIETFRVEGGLYNSIFGGRLQTKVYAFGSKRGLPGACTKFKFYIGDRQDDVNIFGQSTFTKDVSSRYKYQVKAKFAYDYLHFRSLDSTRFMEEIKEVGKEFDNTYKQKEAYFSTSHIYDITNFWSISASTDIQLNSLEASSKKNLLIPFKSPRRFTGIATLATAVTINQLKVQASLLGTYVSDKESKVSQSPDKRDVSPGIFFGYTPFASTDLSLRAFYKHIFRMPTFNDLYYAHVGSSVLKPEHIDMYNVGFTYKKKSSSRLVNKIAVQADAYYLRTLDKIIAAPTGSQFRWMMSNSGKVLSKGVEASIAVQSQIGQAMLNNTVSYGYSDARDYSIQNGHKLSSYGDQIPYTPWHSGSIISTLSYRSWSFNYSFIYVGERYNGGVNNIVKNYVEPWYTHDCSIQKEFKLKHNTTINTSLEVNNALNQYYEVIYNYPMPGRNVRLVVSINI; encoded by the coding sequence ATGTTTTATCGGAATTCAAAATTATGGCTAACGCTGCTGGGATTGCTGGCAGCCCCGTCGTTCGAGGCGTATGCCCAAGGCAAGCTAAACCAAATGCAGCATATCGACGAGGTGGTGGTGGTAGCCAAGAGCTACAAGGAGGTTATTCCGGCTCAGCACCTCACGGGTAAGCAGCTCGAGAAGCTTAGCAGCCATTCGGTGGCCGATGCGCTGCGCTACTTTGCCGGTGTCCAAATAAAAGACTACGGCGGAATGGGTGGCCTCAAGACCGTGAACGTTCGCAACATGGGGACGCATCACGTAGGCGTGTTTTACGACGGCGTGCAGATCGGGAACGCGCAAAACGGGGTGGTAGACCTCGGCCGATTCTCGTTGGACGATCTAGAGGAGCTCTCGCTCTACAACGGACAGAAGAGCGACATCTTTCAGTCGGCAAAAGACTTTGCCTCGGGGGCGGCGGTGTACTTACGCGCCAAGAAACCGACATTTGAGAAGGGAAAATCCTCCAACTTTAGGCTAAAGTACAAAACCAGCACCATCCAGCTCGTTAATCCATCGTTCCGGTGGGAGAAAAAGGTAAGCGATAGCGCCAGCTTTAGCCTAAGCGGCGAGTATATGCGCTCCAACGGGAAATACCGATTCCACAGCCGCCGAGTTTACACCGACGGTACGGTTGCCTACGACACCTCGGCCACCAGAATGAATAGCGACATTGAAACCTTCCGTGTAGAGGGCGGCCTATACAACAGCATCTTTGGCGGAAGGCTGCAAACGAAGGTTTACGCCTTTGGGTCGAAGCGAGGGCTGCCCGGCGCGTGCACTAAATTCAAGTTCTACATCGGAGATCGGCAAGACGATGTCAATATTTTTGGACAAAGCACCTTTACAAAGGATGTTTCGTCGCGCTACAAGTACCAGGTAAAGGCAAAATTTGCGTACGACTATCTTCACTTTCGATCGTTGGATTCGACACGCTTTATGGAGGAAATAAAGGAGGTGGGCAAAGAGTTCGACAACACCTACAAGCAAAAAGAGGCCTACTTTTCTACAAGCCACATCTACGACATCACCAACTTCTGGAGCATTTCGGCATCTACCGACATCCAGCTCAACAGCCTTGAGGCCTCCTCGAAAAAAAACCTGCTAATCCCCTTTAAATCCCCCCGCAGATTTACCGGAATTGCAACGTTGGCAACAGCCGTTACCATTAACCAGCTAAAAGTACAGGCAAGCCTGTTGGGTACCTACGTTTCGGACAAGGAGTCGAAGGTTAGCCAATCGCCAGACAAAAGGGATGTAAGTCCGGGCATTTTCTTCGGATATACCCCCTTTGCCAGCACCGATTTAAGCCTACGAGCCTTCTACAAGCATATTTTCAGGATGCCCACCTTCAACGACCTGTACTACGCGCACGTTGGCAGCAGCGTGCTCAAACCCGAGCACATAGACATGTACAACGTCGGTTTTACCTATAAGAAGAAAAGCAGCAGCAGGCTGGTTAACAAAATTGCGGTGCAAGCCGACGCCTACTACCTCCGTACCCTCGATAAAATTATAGCTGCGCCTACCGGAAGCCAGTTTAGATGGATGATGTCCAACTCGGGAAAGGTGCTGAGCAAGGGAGTTGAAGCAAGCATTGCCGTTCAGTCGCAAATTGGGCAAGCGATGCTCAACAACACCGTAAGCTACGGATATAGCGATGCCCGCGACTACTCCATCCAGAATGGGCACAAGCTAAGCTCCTACGGCGATCAAATTCCGTACACGCCTTGGCATAGCGGCTCCATCATCTCGACCCTTAGCTACAGAAGCTGGAGCTTTAACTACAGCTTTATATACGTAGGAGAGCGCTATAATGGCGGCGTTAACAACATCGTAAAAAACTACGTGGAGCCGTGGTATACGCACGACTGTTCTATCCAAAAAGAGTTTAAGCTAAAGCATAATACTACCATTAACACCTCGCTAGAGGTGAATAACGCGCTAAACCAGTACTACGAGGTAATTTACAACTACCCGATGCCAGGCCGTAATGTCAGGCTTGTAGTTAGCATTAATATTTAA
- a CDS encoding fibronectin type III domain-containing protein, with protein sequence MKRRIALAMVGLAIAGGVMAERNPLVREVNKGIYKKGLSGRHIALWHSHGFYYEASQDRWEWQRAKTFGNVEDIGNMPYVVKYLTPMLENAGAVVLNPRERDIQKNCIVVDNDHSTAKSSFVKVAGPWKNILGGYRYQSTLQEHENPFTEGSYLQANTSKKESATLTYLPNIPAAKKGEYAVYVSWANNAKNVSNATYRVYHTGGVSEFTVNQKMFGATWQYLGTFTFDSQNAAVVVSNKSDEKGVVTSDAVRFGGGMGIVARRPSETIAKNIVASLPDNNVIERIKPNEFRWKKSGVPSYLEGSRYYLQAAGIPDSIYSRSKYLNDYTDDYQSRPHWVNFLKRNGIPIDLSLAFHTDAGITPNDSIIGTLGIYSTKGEKFSDKRSKQLSARLSQMVQDQICSDIRRAYNSQWTKRPLKDAAYSEAAGPDVPCMLLELLSHQNLADMKYSLDPRFRFLAARAIYKGIARFIDSTTVIQPLAPNHFAIKKLGEKQVLLTWKNTVDTLEQSANATKYRVYFKKEDGGYSPTFIEVTGDSLIFDLPRWGVQYGFKVTAVNDGGESFPTEELSACLFDKPGKPALLVNGFTRLSAPASFDNGQKAGFEWWQDEGVTDGVDMAFLGYQYNFDRATPWLDDDNSGWGSSGTEWWGRLTYGNTHDFTSLEGESYQKLQLSYVSCSKAAFEESCDVSKYDLIEILFGEQRYVKNFREEPDSITVFNDKLLAQLDTAISRKIPLLLSGAYIGTDMVERKDSTAIKFAENKLGFIWRANIGSRTGEVESTDVAQNHLKGEWHFSCSAIDDSYDYPQIYRVEAPDAIEPAKGAIRLLRYTDYTSSAATLYSSKGTPVAVFGFPLETIKNQQKKLAFMAQILKTLGLYSPKK encoded by the coding sequence ATGAAAAGAAGAATTGCATTGGCAATGGTGGGTTTGGCTATAGCTGGAGGGGTTATGGCAGAACGAAATCCACTGGTGAGGGAGGTAAACAAAGGGATTTACAAAAAAGGGCTATCGGGCAGGCATATTGCGCTGTGGCATAGCCACGGATTCTACTACGAAGCATCGCAAGATAGGTGGGAATGGCAAAGAGCCAAAACATTTGGAAATGTAGAGGATATTGGAAACATGCCCTACGTGGTAAAGTACCTCACACCCATGCTGGAGAATGCAGGAGCGGTAGTTCTCAATCCGCGCGAGAGGGATATCCAAAAAAACTGCATTGTTGTAGATAACGACCACTCGACCGCCAAATCTTCGTTCGTAAAGGTTGCTGGTCCTTGGAAAAACATTTTAGGTGGGTACCGTTACCAGTCAACCCTGCAGGAGCACGAGAATCCGTTTACCGAAGGAAGCTACCTACAGGCCAATACCTCGAAAAAAGAGAGCGCTACGCTAACCTACCTCCCCAACATACCTGCCGCCAAGAAGGGCGAGTATGCCGTGTACGTATCGTGGGCCAACAACGCCAAAAATGTAAGCAACGCTACCTACCGGGTGTACCATACCGGGGGTGTTAGCGAATTTACCGTTAACCAAAAGATGTTTGGGGCCACGTGGCAGTATCTTGGCACCTTTACCTTCGACAGCCAAAACGCGGCGGTGGTGGTATCGAATAAGAGCGACGAAAAGGGGGTAGTAACCTCCGATGCCGTTCGTTTTGGAGGAGGAATGGGCATCGTTGCCCGCCGTCCATCCGAGACCATTGCCAAAAACATAGTGGCATCGCTACCCGACAACAACGTTATAGAGCGCATAAAGCCCAACGAGTTTAGATGGAAGAAAAGTGGCGTGCCCAGCTACCTCGAAGGCTCGCGCTACTACCTCCAGGCGGCAGGAATACCCGACAGCATCTACAGCCGATCGAAATACCTGAACGACTACACCGACGACTACCAATCGCGCCCCCATTGGGTTAACTTTTTAAAGCGAAATGGCATTCCTATCGATCTTTCGCTGGCCTTCCACACCGATGCTGGAATTACGCCCAACGATTCGATTATTGGAACCCTCGGCATCTACTCCACCAAAGGCGAGAAGTTTAGCGACAAGCGAAGCAAGCAGCTAAGCGCAAGGTTAAGCCAAATGGTGCAGGATCAGATATGCTCCGACATCCGCCGAGCCTACAACTCGCAGTGGACAAAGCGCCCGCTTAAGGATGCGGCCTACTCCGAGGCAGCAGGCCCCGATGTGCCCTGCATGCTGCTCGAACTCCTGTCGCACCAGAATTTGGCCGACATGAAGTACAGCCTTGATCCCCGATTTAGGTTTCTGGCTGCGCGTGCCATCTATAAGGGAATCGCCCGCTTTATAGATTCTACCACCGTAATACAACCGCTAGCACCAAACCATTTCGCCATAAAGAAGCTGGGCGAAAAGCAGGTCCTCTTAACCTGGAAAAATACGGTAGATACCCTAGAACAGAGCGCCAACGCCACCAAGTACCGGGTGTACTTCAAAAAAGAGGATGGCGGCTACTCCCCCACCTTTATTGAGGTTACGGGCGATTCGCTCATCTTCGATCTACCCCGTTGGGGCGTACAGTACGGCTTTAAGGTAACCGCCGTAAACGATGGCGGCGAAAGCTTCCCAACCGAGGAGCTATCGGCCTGCCTATTCGACAAACCCGGCAAGCCGGCGCTGCTGGTAAACGGGTTTACCCGCCTTTCGGCCCCGGCGTCGTTCGACAATGGGCAGAAGGCCGGATTTGAGTGGTGGCAAGACGAGGGCGTTACCGATGGCGTCGATATGGCCTTCCTAGGCTACCAGTACAACTTCGACCGCGCAACCCCTTGGCTCGACGATGACAACAGCGGCTGGGGCTCGTCGGGTACCGAATGGTGGGGCCGCCTAACCTACGGCAACACCCACGACTTCACGTCGCTCGAAGGAGAATCGTACCAAAAGCTGCAGCTATCGTACGTATCGTGCAGCAAGGCGGCCTTTGAGGAGTCCTGCGATGTTAGCAAATACGATTTAATAGAGATCCTCTTTGGCGAACAGCGCTACGTGAAAAATTTCAGGGAGGAACCCGATTCCATCACCGTATTTAACGACAAGTTGCTAGCGCAGCTCGATACGGCCATCAGCCGCAAGATTCCGCTGCTACTTTCGGGCGCCTACATTGGCACCGACATGGTGGAGAGGAAGGATTCGACGGCCATCAAGTTTGCCGAGAATAAGCTAGGGTTTATTTGGCGTGCCAACATCGGCAGCCGAACAGGTGAGGTGGAGTCGACCGACGTTGCACAAAACCACCTTAAGGGAGAATGGCACTTCTCGTGCTCGGCCATCGACGACAGCTACGACTACCCACAAATATACAGAGTGGAGGCCCCGGATGCCATAGAACCTGCCAAGGGAGCCATCCGTTTGCTGCGCTATACCGACTACACCAGCAGCGCGGCAACCCTTTACAGCTCTAAGGGAACTCCCGTAGCAGTTTTCGGATTTCCCTTGGAAACCATCAAAAATCAGCAAAAGAAGCTCGCTTTTATGGCGCAAATCCTAAAAACTTTAGGACTATATAGCCCCAAAAAGTAG
- the murQ gene encoding N-acetylmuramic acid 6-phosphate etherase: MAFKKITEQPSLYNNLDKMPVAELLENINNEDQKVAIAVRQVIPQVATLVDGIVERMKKGGRIFYLGAGTSGRLGVLDASEIPPTYGMPQGLVIALIAGGDSALRIPVESAEDDPNKGWEELQGHRINELDTVIGIAASGTTPYVVGALAKAKEAGILTGAISCNPDSPVAAMADIAIVPVVGPEFVTGSTRMKSGTAQKMVLNMITTATMIRLGKVKGNKMVNMQITNAKLADRGTRIIAEELNIEYEKAKVLLHLHGSVKKALEAYKATE, translated from the coding sequence ATGGCCTTTAAAAAAATTACAGAACAGCCTTCGCTCTACAACAATCTAGACAAAATGCCAGTAGCCGAACTACTGGAAAACATCAACAACGAAGACCAGAAGGTGGCCATCGCCGTTAGGCAGGTGATTCCACAAGTTGCCACGCTGGTTGACGGAATTGTAGAGCGGATGAAGAAGGGAGGCCGCATATTTTACCTTGGAGCAGGCACCAGCGGACGGCTAGGCGTGCTCGATGCCTCGGAAATTCCACCTACCTATGGAATGCCCCAAGGTTTGGTTATCGCCCTTATTGCGGGTGGAGATAGCGCCCTTCGTATCCCTGTCGAATCGGCCGAGGATGATCCCAACAAGGGCTGGGAGGAGCTACAAGGCCACCGCATCAACGAGCTAGATACGGTAATAGGAATTGCAGCATCGGGCACCACCCCTTACGTTGTTGGCGCCCTAGCAAAGGCAAAGGAGGCAGGAATACTTACAGGTGCCATATCCTGCAATCCCGATTCGCCTGTAGCAGCCATGGCCGATATTGCTATCGTGCCGGTCGTTGGTCCTGAGTTTGTAACTGGATCGACACGCATGAAATCGGGAACAGCACAAAAGATGGTGCTTAATATGATAACCACGGCAACGATGATTCGGCTGGGTAAGGTTAAGGGAAACAAGATGGTCAACATGCAAATAACCAACGCGAAGTTGGCCGACCGCGGCACCAGAATTATTGCCGAGGAGCTCAATATTGAATACGAAAAAGCAAAAGTACTACTCCATTTACATGGTTCGGTAAAGAAGGCTTTAGAAGCATACAAAGCAACGGAGTAA